The Alkalibacter rhizosphaerae genomic sequence CGGCAACAATCCCCTGAAAACGACGGATTGGGACATCGATGCCAACTTAAGGTATGAAATGACCAAAAGAGGAATCGACGGAAATGAATTTTTTGAGGTATCGGATATCGAGATCAAGCGGGAAGGATACACATACACCATCGATACCCTGGAAGAGCTGGAAAAGATCTATCCTGGAGACGAGATCTATTTCATCGTCGGTGCAGACATCGTTTTTGAAATAGATTCCTGGAAGCGGGCAGACGAAGTACTCCGTAAAATAAACCTGGTCACTACATTTCGACCCGGATACGACCAGGATCGTTTGGACCGGCGGGTGGAAGAACTTCGGGAGTTTTACGGGGCCCGGATCCTAAAGCTTTTTGCACCGGAAATGGACATATCCTCCTCGGAGATCCGCTCCAGGGTAAAACACGGATATTCCATTCGGTATCTGCTTCCCCGCAGCGTGGAAACCTATATTTATGAGAAAGAGTTGTACAGGTAGATGACAATGGATTACGATACTTTGGCAGCTGCAGTGAAAAAAAGAATATCAAAGAAACGATTTGCCCATTCCCTGGGTGTGATGGAAGTGGCGGTACAGCTGGCGAAACGCTACGGATGCGACGTGGAAAAAACACGCATTGCAGCGATCTGCCATGATTGTGCAAAAAATGAAAGCAGGGAACAATTGTTGCAAAAGGCAGACCAGTATGGAATGATACTGGACGATGTTGTCTATTACGAGACCCAATTGATGCATGGACCGGTGGGAAGCCTCATCGCCAGGCATGAGCTGGGTGTAGAGGACGAAGAGATCCTTGCGGCCATTGCCCATCATACGACAGGAATAAAAGAGATGAGTTTGTTGGACAAGATCATTTATTTGTCCGATTTTGTAGAACCGGGAAGAAATTACCCCGGAGTAGAAATTTTGCGGGAACTGGCTTTTGTGGATCTGGACCGGGCCCTGATCCAGGCTTTTGACAATACCATTCGGTATGTACTCAGTCTGGACAGCGTGCTTCACCCCAATACCATAGAAGCAAGAAATCAGTTGATCATGAGAATAGGAGGATAAAACTTGGAAAAAAACGCACAAGCATTTGCATTGCAGATCAAAGATTGGATCGAAGACAAAAATGGCACCGATGTTGAGATCATTGACGTCAGTGACTTGACGCCCATGACGGATGCCTTTGTCATCGCCAGCGGATCATCGACATTGAACGTCAAAGCGATCGCTGAACATGTGGAGGACATGGGATCAAAAACCGGAACGGAGCCTCTCAGCTACGAAGGTCGACAAGGCGGACGTTGGATCCTGATCGATTTCAATAGTGTCGTCGTTCATATATTTTTGGAGGAAGAACGGGCATTTTACAATCTGGAGCGACTTTGGCAGGATGGAAAACGAGTCTGAAGGGACAACTTGACAGAAAAAGACGAATACACTATAATTATGAGATAATTTGACATGGTCTCTGCAGTGGAGTAGTAAGGACATGCGTATCCAGAGAGTCGGTGGCAGCTGCGAACCGATTGCGCAAAACCTGAACTTGCCACCAAACATATGCAGAAAGGGTAATGCCTTTAACCGTTAGAAGAGGGCTTTTTAAGCCAACTAGGGTGGTACCGCGGAAGCCTTTCCGTCCCTTGCGCAAGCAGGGGATTTTTTTGCGCGAAAAACCGAGCATCTGCGGTCCGTTCCGGGGGCCGCTTCCCAAGCTTGCTTGAGGGAAGAGGACGGCGGAATGGACCATAGGGCGAAGCCCGCGACGAAGCCTTGCAGAAGGCAAGGCGGAGTGGCAGATGGTAGTGACGGTTGTCATCAGGATTTGTTCCGGGGACCGCTTCCCAAGCTTGCTTGAGGGAAGAGGACGGCGGAATAAGATCGCAGGATATTCAAAAATTTGAGGAGGCAGTCTATGAAACCTTACAATTACAAAGCCATCGAAGAAAAATGGCAAACGATTTGGGAAGAAAAAGAATTGTTCAAAGCACGAGATTTTTCCGAGAAACCCACTTTTTACGGGTTGGTGGAGTTTCCATATCCCTCCGGTGTGGGTCTGCATGTGGGACATGTACGGGCCTATACTTCCTTGGAAGTCATTTCCAGAAAACGTCGATTGGAAGGATACAATGTCCTTTATCCCATAGGTTGGGACGCTTTCGGATTGCCGACGGAAAACTACGCCATCCAAACCGGGCGCCACCCCGAGCGGTGACGGATGAGAACATCAAGGTCTTTACGGAACAATTGAAAGAGATCGGATACTCCTTCGACTGGGATCGAACGGTGGATACGACGGATCCCGGCTATTATAAATGGACCCAGTGGATCTTTTTGAAACTGTTTCAACACGATCTGGCGTATAAAAACAAAACCTACGTCAATTTCTGCAATGACTGCAAAGTTGTTTTGGCCAATGAAGAATCCCAAGACGGAGTTTGCGACCGGTGCGGCAGCGAAGTGGTCCAAATGGAAAAAGACGTGTGGTTTTTGAAAATTCGCGCGTACGCAGAAAAGCTTCTGGAAGGTTTGGAGCAGGTGGATTTCCTTCCTCGCATCAAATTGGAGCAGGAGAATTGGATCGGTAGATCCACCGGTGCGGAGGTGGACTTTATCGTAGCGGACACCCAGGATAAGCTCACTGTCTTTACCACCAGACCGGATACCCTTTATGGCGTTACTTTCATGGTCGTTGCGCCGGAACATCCCCTGGTGGAAAAATACAGGGACCGCATTGAAAACATGGATGAGATCCGGGCGTATCAGGAACAGGCAAAAAAGAAAACCGAATTTGAACGGGTCCAGTTGGCCAAGGAAAAGACCGGAGTGGAAATAAAAGGGCTGCAGGTCAAAAATCCGGTCAGTGGAGAATTGGTTCCCCTCTGGGTGGCGGATTACGTCATGATGGGGTATGGAACCGGCGCCATTATGGCCGTACCGGGTCATGATGAACGGGACTGGGAGTTTGCCGACAAATTCGGCATTCCCATCGTGGAAGTCATTCAAGGCGGCAATGTGGCGGAAGAAGCATACACGGACATCGACAAGGGAATCTTGGTGAACTCTCCGTTGATCGATGGTCTGGCAGTTGCCGACGCCAAGGAAAAGATCATGGACTATCTGGAGAAGGAAGGGATCGGAGAGCGGACCATCAATTACCGGATGAAAGATTGGGCATTTAACCGACAGCGGTATTGGGGAGAGCCCATTCCCATCGTCCATTGTTCTTCCTGCGGAATGGTTGGTGTGCCGGAAGAAGAGCTTCCAGTCACCCTTCCTGTTGTGGACAATTATAAACCCACAGAAACGGGAGAATCCCCATTGGCACTCATTGAGGAATGGGTCCAGACCACTTGCCCGTCCTGCGGCGGACCGGCCAAAAGAGAAACGGACACCATGCCCCAGTGGGCCGGATCCAGCTGGTATTTCCTTCGATATATGGATCCGAAAAACGAAGAGCGATTTGCAGGCAAGGACAAGTTGGACTACTGGCAGAGAGTGGACTGGTATAACGGCGGGATGGAGCATGTCACCCGACACTTGATCTATTCCCGATTTTGGCATCGATTCCTCTATGATTTGGGAGAAGTACCCACACCGGAACCATATGCAAAACGGACGGCCCAAGGTCTCATTCTAGGTGCTGATGGAGAAAAAATGAGCAAGTCCAGAGGGAATGTCATCAATCCAAGAGACATCATTGGAGAATATGGCGCGGATACCCTGCGAACCTACATCATGTTTATCGGAGATTATGAAAAGCCGGCACCATGGTCCGATAACGGAGTTAAAGGTTGCAAGCGATTTCTGGACCGGGTCTGGAAGCTTCAGGAAGTGGTCACAGAGGGGGATGTTTACCGCAAGGAAAATGAAGTGCTGATGAACAAAACCATAAAAAAAGTGACGGAAGATTATGAAAACCTGAAGTTCAATACGGCCATCGCTGCCATGATGAGCCTGCTCAATGAATTTAACGGGAAAGGATCCATCAACCGTAAAGAGTACGAGGATCTGTTGTTGCTGCTCAATCCGGTCGCGCCGCATATCACAGAAGAATTGTGGGAGATCATAGGATCCGATGAGAAATTGCACATGCGGTCCTGGCCGAGCTTCGATGAAGAAAAAACAATGGAAGATATCATTGAAATGGCGGTCCAGGTCAATGGAAAGGTGCGAGGAAAGATCCAAATCCCTGCGAAAGCAGACCAGCAGCAAGCGCATGATGCAGCATTTGAAGAAGCAAGCATCATGGCCTATGTAGAAGGAAAGACTGTAGTAAAGGAGATCTTTGTCCCCGGCAGGATCTACAACATTGTTGTAAAATAGTCGAAATAATCAAAAACAAAAGAAGCGGAGACAAGCCTACAAGCTTGAAAACTCTCGTTTCTTTTTTGTTGGGCGAAAAATATTTGCTTAAAAAAGCAAAAAAATAGTTAAATAAATAACAAAAAGGTTTTGGGTGGATTATGATATAATCTAAGCATATACTGGAACGGAAAGGAAACACATTCATGAATATCGTGTTATTTGAACCGGAGATCCCACAGAATACCGGAAACATCAGTAGAACTTGCGTGGTCACCGGCACCCGTCTACATTTGATCGAGCCCATGGGTTTTTCGGTCAGCGACAAGCAGGTCAAACGGGCGGGACTGGACTATTGGAGTTTGCTGGACCTGGAAGTTCATCGGGATTTTCCGAGTTTTGAAGAAAAATACGGCAACCATCCCTTTTATTTTCTCAGTACAAAAGGGGAAAAGCGATACGATGAAATAGAATTTGAGGAAGACGCCTTTCTGATTTTTGGCAAAGAATCAGCTGGATTCCCAAGCTATATTCATGAGAAGTATGCTCCACAACGATTTCGGATCCCCATGATCCCCAATGAAAAAGCCAGATCCTTGAATTTGTCCAACAGCGTTGGCATTGTTCTATATGAAGCACTACGGCAACAGGGCTTTCATGACTTGGTATGATCGTTAAAAGCGAGACAAATCCACCCAAAAAACCATTAAATTTTTCTTTATATTTTTCATAAATTTGATATCATAAGGAACTGTACGAATATGAACTTGGAGGTTGTTTATGACAACGGAAATGATTTTTAGTCTGGTAGGAGGATTGGGCCTTTTTATTTACGGCATGAATGTCATGTCGGATGGACTTAAGGCTGTTGCCGGAGACCGGGTCAAACGGCTGTTGGAAATTTTGACGAACAATCGTTTTTTAGCCATTTTAGTAGGTACTGTAGTGACCGTTATTGTACAAAGTTCCAGTACGACCACGGTCATGGTCGTAGGATTTGTCAATGCAGGGATCATGAATTTGTTTCAAGCGGCGGGAGTGATCCTTGGAGCCAATGTGGGGACCACCATCACGGCACAAATGGTAGCATTGAAAGTGGATCATTTTGCACCGATTTTCATCGGTATTGGAATGTTGATGATGCTGACAGCGAAAAAGAAAAAAACCAAGCAGTTGGCCACTGTTATTTTGGGATTTGGTATTTTGTTTTTGGGGATCAGCCTGATGTCGGATGCGTTGAAACCTTTGAGAGGGAATCAAGTATTTGTGGATACCCTCATATCTTTCGGAAACAATCCGGTTCTTGGTTTGCTGGCCGGTCTTGGCATCACTGCCATCATCCAAAGCAGCAGCGCCACCATCGGCTTGCTGCAAGCCATTGCCTTGTCCGGTACCTTTAATGCAGTAGACGGCATTTCCACCTTGGCGATCATTGTTCCCATTTTGCTGGGTATGAACATAGGGACATGCGTTACTGCATTGATTTCCAGTATTGGAGCAAACACGAATGCAAGAAAAGCGGCCTTGATCCACCTGGTAGTCAACATAGCAGGTTCCATCTGGGTCATGATCCTGTTGTTGATCGTAGATTTTGTTTCGAAAGGCAATAATCCCATCTATTACTTTATACAAGATATTTCCGGTTATACCATGATCGAAGGTGTCCGGGTCCATGATGTAACAAAGGAGATCGCCAACACCCACACCCTCTTCAATGTGGCCAATACCCTGATTTTGTACCCATTCATGAATCCCATCGTTCGATTCATCGACCGGTTGATCCCGGACAAGACAGAACTGGACGAAAAAGGGCCTCATTTGGACAAACGACTATTGGGCAATCCTGCAGTGGCCATGGGTCAGGTTGTAAAGGAAATTACCCGAATGGGGAGACTTGCAAACAAAAACCTTCA encodes the following:
- the nadD gene encoding nicotinate-nucleotide adenylyltransferase, whose translation is MDRLKIGVLGGTFNPIHNGHLLLAESARDRLGLDKVLFIPTGNNPLKTTDWDIDANLRYEMTKRGIDGNEFFEVSDIEIKREGYTYTIDTLEELEKIYPGDEIYFIVGADIVFEIDSWKRADEVLRKINLVTTFRPGYDQDRLDRRVEELREFYGARILKLFAPEMDISSSEIRSRVKHGYSIRYLLPRSVETYIYEKELYR
- the yqeK gene encoding bis(5'-nucleosyl)-tetraphosphatase (symmetrical) YqeK — translated: MDYDTLAAAVKKRISKKRFAHSLGVMEVAVQLAKRYGCDVEKTRIAAICHDCAKNESREQLLQKADQYGMILDDVVYYETQLMHGPVGSLIARHELGVEDEEILAAIAHHTTGIKEMSLLDKIIYLSDFVEPGRNYPGVEILRELAFVDLDRALIQAFDNTIRYVLSLDSVLHPNTIEARNQLIMRIGG
- the rsfS gene encoding ribosome silencing factor: MEKNAQAFALQIKDWIEDKNGTDVEIIDVSDLTPMTDAFVIASGSSTLNVKAIAEHVEDMGSKTGTEPLSYEGRQGGRWILIDFNSVVVHIFLEEERAFYNLERLWQDGKRV
- a CDS encoding tRNA (cytidine(34)-2'-O)-methyltransferase codes for the protein MNIVLFEPEIPQNTGNISRTCVVTGTRLHLIEPMGFSVSDKQVKRAGLDYWSLLDLEVHRDFPSFEEKYGNHPFYFLSTKGEKRYDEIEFEEDAFLIFGKESAGFPSYIHEKYAPQRFRIPMIPNEKARSLNLSNSVGIVLYEALRQQGFHDLV
- a CDS encoding Na/Pi cotransporter family protein, whose amino-acid sequence is MTTEMIFSLVGGLGLFIYGMNVMSDGLKAVAGDRVKRLLEILTNNRFLAILVGTVVTVIVQSSSTTTVMVVGFVNAGIMNLFQAAGVILGANVGTTITAQMVALKVDHFAPIFIGIGMLMMLTAKKKKTKQLATVILGFGILFLGISLMSDALKPLRGNQVFVDTLISFGNNPVLGLLAGLGITAIIQSSSATIGLLQAIALSGTFNAVDGISTLAIIVPILLGMNIGTCVTALISSIGANTNARKAALIHLVVNIAGSIWVMILLLIVDFVSKGNNPIYYFIQDISGYTMIEGVRVHDVTKEIANTHTLFNVANTLILYPFMNPIVRFIDRLIPDKTELDEKGPHLDKRLLGNPAVAMGQVVKEITRMGRLANKNLHSSIEAILHKDEALVEKVFRREKLINDFAKEITQFLVLLSNEQTADLRQGRVMDLFSCVHDIERIGDHAENLAELAQYRIDNKVSFSDLAVDDLKIMMDLVEKVCYDVIEGFEQEDSKAALSTIKIEDEIDAMEEKLRTSHIARLNEGVCNAPSGIIFLDVISNLERVGDHATNIAEYILN